The window CGTGGGCGAACTGACGATGAGGCCGTCGCAACGGTAGCGGGTCAGCAGCTCGCCGTTCACCTCCACCTCCAGTTCGATGAGGCGGGACGCCTGGCTTCGCGAGAGCACCAGTTCGTTGAGAGCGAGCAACGGTGCCAGGGCACCACCCTTGCGCACCTCGGCCTCGAGCAGCGAGCGCTCCTCGAGGGTGAACCGTCCGCTCCAGACCCGTCCCAGCGCGGCGACCACCCGGTCGGGGGACACGGCGGTCAGGAATCCCAGGCTGCCCAGGTTCACCCCCAGAAGCGGCGTGGGCAGGCCGGCAATCTCCCGGGCGGCGCGCAACATCGTGCCATCGCCGCCGAACACGAGGATCAGGTCGGTGGATCCGGCGAGATCGGCCATGGACGGCGTGGTCTGGATCCGGCCCCCCAGCATCGGAGCACTGGCCGCGTCGCAGGCCGGCGTGCGCCCCGCACGACGGATCGCCGCGATCATCCGGCGCGCCAGCGGCCCGGCATCGGATTTCTCCGGGTTGACGATCACACCGATGCGGCGCATGCGCTGGAGGGACGGCTTCACTGGGAATCGGACCGAACTGCCGGGAACGCCGCCGTCCCGACGCCGCAGGATGCTGGGAACACCGTGCTGCCAACCCACCGTAAGCCGGGAACCCCGCGCGGGACAAATGCTTCCGCTTGGATCGGCATATCAGGAGAGAGACGCTCCTCCCTCCCCGATTTTGATTGACAGTCAGCGCCGTCCCCACTCACACACGGCGCTATGCACGGGAAGGGGAACGGCGGCGGTCGCGTTGCGTCGGTTGATAAACGCGTACCTGACCTCGGGCCCTCCATTTGGGCCCTCCATTTGGGCCCGGCCAGCCTTGGCCATCGCCACCGAATCCGGCATCCACGCCCGCGGCGAGCAAGCCAAGGTTTGGGGGCCGGCTTTACGCTCATCGAACTCCTCGTGGTGATCGCCATTGTAGCGATCCTCGCCAGCCTTCTTCTCCCGGCCATTAGCCGCGGCAAGGCCCAGGCGAGAAAGATCCAGTGCCTCAATCACCTCCGACAGTACGGCGTCTATCTCGGCCTTTACCTAGCGGACCACAGTGCGTATCCGGCGGGTTACCTCGGCAACGTCCGAATCTCCGACCCCATCATCCTTCATTTTCACGGAAACCCGGAGGACCCAAAGTCAGTTTCGGAAGCGCGCCACCGCCAGACCTGGAAATTGCTCTGTCCGATAGCCAATCGGCGCACCGTCCGCTGGTATGAGTACAACGAATTCGCCCGCACCCTGGACCGCTACGAACCCTACCTCGGATTGGGGGGACAGATGAACCGCCCTCCCCTCGCCCGGATCGAGGCGATCCGCGAGACCGCTGTGGTGGCGCCCGCCGACATGATTGCCTTCACCGAGGTCGTGTCATGGCGCATGGTCCCGCTCGATCTGAACAGTTGGGTTACCGAGTATCCCCGCCCTCCTCGGGACCGGCAGTTCGGCCTCCTCAACTCAGGCAACAGCCGGTTCACCGACGCCAATTACCCCCATGCCTCCGGGTTGAACCAAGTCTTCTGCGATGGCCACGTCGAGTTCCGCAAACAGGAGGACCTCGAACGCGACTCCGACCGCAACCGGAGCCGCTGGCTATCCGACAACCGGCCCCACCGCGAGCTAAGGACTCTCCGTGGGACCGTGCCTCGATAGGCGTTCCTCAGGCGGCGAGAAGGGAACAAGGGGACAGGTCATTGGGAGCCCCCAGTCGTGTTCCGCGGAGCCGGTCGCTCGTGGAGTCCACACATGCCGCACCCCGCTGGCACGCGCGGTTCGGCAGAGCCTCACTTCATCGGGTGCTGCCTGCTTGATTGCCTCGACTGCAATACGCCTGCAATAAACGGCAGGACTC of the Verrucomicrobiia bacterium genome contains:
- a CDS encoding NAD(+)/NADH kinase; translation: MLGGRIQTTPSMADLAGSTDLILVFGGDGTMLRAAREIAGLPTPLLGVNLGSLGFLTAVSPDRVVAALGRVWSGRFTLEERSLLEAEVRKGGALAPLLALNELVLSRSQASRLIELEVEVNGELLTRYRCDGLIVSSPTGSTAYSLAAGGAIVSPDAEVLILTPICPHTLSIRPLVLNLAARVEMTLVSDRLTATVTADGQQQDELTPGDRVAVWRSRRTIRLVRLEGDSFFATLRHKFGWSGSNV
- a CDS encoding type II secretion system protein, with protein sequence MHGKGNGGGRVASVDKRVPDLGPSIWALHLGPASLGHRHRIRHPRPRRASQGLGAGFTLIELLVVIAIVAILASLLLPAISRGKAQARKIQCLNHLRQYGVYLGLYLADHSAYPAGYLGNVRISDPIILHFHGNPEDPKSVSEARHRQTWKLLCPIANRRTVRWYEYNEFARTLDRYEPYLGLGGQMNRPPLARIEAIRETAVVAPADMIAFTEVVSWRMVPLDLNSWVTEYPRPPRDRQFGLLNSGNSRFTDANYPHASGLNQVFCDGHVEFRKQEDLERDSDRNRSRWLSDNRPHRELRTLRGTVPR